A window from Aeromonas rivipollensis encodes these proteins:
- a CDS encoding PAS domain S-box protein — translation MAEQPPLTRAHVLNVVLTYAAVASLWILLSDKAVEWLFSTPAQFALASTIKGWLFILITALMLYTMLRRRINQSTASPRLSGRQWLPILLLNSLILALTAMAIAQNIGLTRDKEVARLETIADLKSRRITEWLGNREQDLRQIIDNPRYGDLSPSAQRTKPSDEQAQRLTRLVEFISAEGFDGAALFDPTGQTLWQTPGAGVMNATLRGALARVTAGKVLRVGPYLDELGQPRIDFLAPLTTAVGPAPVIVLQISGSHWINQILKPWPIPDSSGEATLFRQRADQVQYLSDLRYRPDSALRLHLPLHHDTLLAAQYLRLDAGQRGPRVLSGKDYRDTAAFGVVYPVEGTDWYLLAKIDKAELNQASFKESIWIGLISLLVLFVTNAGIILLRQHTRLLMTEQVRHSQAQRLQALQLLSAIADSSEDAIFAKDKEGKYILFNRAASQFVGKPAAEMLGQDDLAIFPPDQARMLMAAGRRVIENNRVQTEEEYLTLPCGDRVFLATKGPLQDNDGQVIGIFGISRDITGFKRAEADLREREGLFRALVEQSLAGIYIIQQGRLCYINPCFAHLFGYDSPGALLGVGPLHALASPEESERVAELVLRCEQEGGDIHARFSALHHGSQALEVELYGRRVDYRGQPAVLGLLLDVTEREQVEQALTRQAMELRQQNEELERFNKVMVDRELAMLTLKHQINELSRQLGLPPPYPQAPMPPEEQP, via the coding sequence ATGGCTGAACAGCCTCCCCTGACCCGAGCCCATGTGCTCAACGTGGTGCTCACCTATGCCGCCGTGGCGAGCCTGTGGATCCTGCTCTCGGACAAGGCGGTGGAGTGGCTCTTCAGCACCCCGGCCCAGTTCGCCCTGGCCAGCACCATCAAGGGCTGGCTGTTTATCCTCATCACAGCGCTCATGCTCTATACCATGCTGCGCCGCCGCATCAATCAATCCACGGCAAGCCCCAGGCTCTCCGGGCGCCAGTGGCTGCCCATACTGCTGCTCAACAGCCTCATTCTGGCCCTGACTGCCATGGCCATCGCCCAGAACATCGGGCTGACCCGTGACAAGGAGGTCGCCCGGCTCGAGACCATCGCGGATCTCAAGAGCCGACGCATCACAGAGTGGCTCGGTAACCGGGAGCAGGATCTGCGCCAGATCATCGACAACCCGCGCTATGGGGATCTCTCACCCTCCGCTCAGAGGACCAAGCCGTCTGATGAACAGGCACAGCGGCTGACGCGGCTGGTGGAGTTCATCTCGGCAGAAGGATTCGATGGCGCGGCCCTCTTCGATCCGACTGGCCAGACCCTGTGGCAGACCCCGGGGGCGGGCGTCATGAACGCCACATTGCGCGGCGCCCTGGCCCGGGTGACCGCGGGCAAGGTACTCAGGGTCGGACCCTATCTGGATGAGCTGGGCCAGCCCAGGATCGACTTCCTGGCGCCTCTGACCACGGCGGTAGGGCCGGCGCCCGTCATAGTGCTGCAGATAAGCGGCAGCCACTGGATAAACCAGATCCTCAAACCCTGGCCCATCCCCGACAGCAGTGGTGAAGCCACGCTGTTTCGCCAGCGCGCAGATCAGGTGCAGTATCTGAGCGACCTACGTTACCGCCCCGACTCGGCCCTTCGCCTGCACCTTCCGCTCCATCACGACACCTTGCTGGCGGCCCAGTATCTGCGTCTGGATGCCGGGCAACGAGGGCCCAGGGTGCTCTCTGGCAAGGATTATCGCGACACGGCGGCCTTTGGCGTCGTCTACCCGGTCGAGGGCACGGACTGGTATCTGCTGGCCAAGATAGACAAGGCCGAGCTCAACCAGGCCAGCTTCAAGGAGAGCATCTGGATTGGTCTCATCAGCCTGCTGGTACTCTTCGTCACCAACGCCGGCATCATCTTGCTGCGCCAGCACACCCGACTGCTGATGACCGAACAGGTCCGCCACTCCCAGGCACAACGGCTGCAGGCGTTGCAACTGCTCTCCGCCATCGCCGACAGCTCGGAGGATGCCATCTTCGCCAAGGACAAGGAGGGCAAATACATACTGTTCAATCGCGCCGCCAGCCAGTTCGTGGGCAAGCCGGCCGCCGAGATGCTGGGCCAGGATGACCTGGCCATCTTCCCCCCCGATCAGGCCCGGATGCTAATGGCCGCCGGCCGCCGGGTGATAGAAAACAACCGGGTGCAAACCGAGGAGGAGTATCTCACCCTGCCCTGCGGCGATCGGGTATTCCTCGCCACCAAGGGGCCGCTGCAGGATAACGACGGTCAGGTGATCGGCATCTTCGGTATCTCCCGCGACATCACGGGCTTCAAGCGTGCCGAGGCAGATTTGCGGGAGCGGGAGGGACTGTTTCGCGCCCTGGTGGAGCAATCCCTTGCCGGCATCTACATCATCCAGCAGGGCAGACTCTGCTACATCAACCCCTGTTTTGCCCACCTGTTTGGCTATGACTCCCCCGGCGCCCTGCTCGGCGTCGGCCCACTGCACGCCCTGGCAAGCCCAGAGGAGAGCGAACGGGTGGCCGAGCTGGTGCTGCGCTGCGAGCAGGAGGGTGGCGACATCCATGCCCGCTTCAGCGCCCTGCACCACGGCAGCCAGGCCCTGGAGGTGGAGCTGTACGGGCGGCGTGTCGACTATCGCGGCCAGCCCGCCGTGCTCGGGCTCTTGCTCGATGTCACCGAGCGGGAGCAGGTCGAGCAGGCTCTGACCCGCCAGGCCATGGAGCTGCGCCAGCAAAACGAGGAGCTGGAGCGTTTCAACAAGGTGATGGTGGACAGGGAGCTCGCCATGCTGACCCTCAAGCACCAGATCAATGAACTCTCACGCCAGCTCGGGCTACCGCCGCCCTACCCCCAGGCCCCCATGCCGCCGGAGGAGCAGCCATGA
- a CDS encoding PAS domain S-box protein, producing MMNRPQLWHVRPATQRWGVCLLALLLPVLMLQIRVQLPIAFGERPLLVLFMLPIIICALLGGLLPGLLCTLITALVTTYFLLPPIHELTVAAGQDLVQWGLLIANGVLVSLLSAAIHHSRAREIQRWQELISTQSRLQQSENRFQVTFEQAAVGIALVAPDGGWLRVNQRLCDMLGYSADELMGMSFQQITHPDDLFIDQHYVTRMLAGELPHYTLEKRYLRKGGEIIWTTLTVALVRDLEGEPDYFISIIEDNQQNKETEEALRRNEGILRESQRLAKIGNWRWRVSDGNHFWSPEIYRIYGRDPALPPAVYPEVKKYFTQEGWHTLAQAVERCLRNGQPYECDAGVINEQGNPVWVTARGAALRDEDGNVVELYGTVQDITERKLAEQQLLHNQQAALDTQRRARLAALNLMDDAISARVRAESISSALRESEQRLLMAQEGAHVGIWEWDMVNDHLFFSPECARLYGRRAEQLTTFHAWQACLHPDDKPRIDTLLSELSASDKPFEVEFRILLPNGDLCWLVSKGSVYRDARQRPLRLLGIHLDITERKQAEQQLRQLSLALEQSPDGVFITDTQARIEYVNAAFLAISGYRQDEVIGQTPSLLRSGLTPRATYIALWDAIKRGQRWHGEFVNRRKDGSHYQVLAAISPIRQENGGVTHYVAVQADITEKKQLGEELDQYRYHLEEMVNERTLQLAQAHQRAESANRAKSAFLANMSHEIRTPMNAILGLTYLLKRDTPDSTQHERLEKIDNAAQHLLTIINDILDLSKIDAGKMVLEQGDFSLTAMLDNVSALMSEQARAKGLTLMVDMGDSPTWVHGDITRLRQALLNYAANAIKFTEQGTVTLRVRMARPLAGGYLLRFEVEDTGIGISPEQCEKLFQAFEQADVSTTRKYGGTGLGLAITSRLAALMGGEAGVNSTLGQGSCFWFTAALSAGQGEAPQPLPPAQSLVQTFFPHRARVLLVEDNAINREVVLELLCNSGLVIETAVNGQEALERVRQHPYDLILMDIQMPLMDGYSATRAIRALPGRERLPILALTASAFEEDRKASESAGMNDFIAKPVTPAKLFEALQRWLPSNGMVEPDVQSLPSDMQTGPLAHLHGFPGLDLQQGLAALQGNQDKYLALLRHFANEHHQDMVLLRHHLQTGDSVTATRLVHTLRGVASTLGMEDLAQQCLQLEQRLAEDGLEQSALMAAIAGTLVALRDRLGEETPAPATDLIPLGNQWQRDLRHQMETLLAQSDTAVIPLFEQYAAPLRLMLGPHSETLARQLKAFNFDGALLTLRQCWETDEPPTDVISPLPDGPSLPPGPAKGDKGLNH from the coding sequence ATGATGAACCGACCGCAACTGTGGCACGTCCGCCCAGCCACCCAGCGCTGGGGCGTCTGCCTGCTGGCCCTGCTGCTGCCCGTCCTGATGCTGCAGATCCGGGTCCAGCTGCCCATCGCCTTTGGCGAGCGGCCGTTGCTGGTGCTCTTCATGCTGCCCATCATCATCTGCGCCCTGCTGGGAGGCTTGCTGCCAGGCCTGCTCTGCACCCTGATCACTGCCCTGGTCACCACCTATTTCCTGCTGCCCCCAATCCATGAGCTGACAGTGGCGGCCGGTCAGGATCTGGTGCAGTGGGGACTCCTGATCGCCAACGGCGTGCTCGTCAGCCTGCTCAGCGCCGCCATCCACCACTCCCGCGCCCGGGAGATCCAGCGCTGGCAGGAGCTGATCAGCACCCAATCCCGCCTGCAACAGAGCGAAAACCGCTTCCAGGTCACCTTCGAGCAGGCGGCTGTCGGCATCGCCCTGGTCGCCCCCGATGGCGGTTGGCTGCGGGTCAATCAGCGCCTGTGCGACATGCTGGGCTACAGTGCCGATGAACTCATGGGCATGAGCTTCCAGCAGATCACCCACCCGGACGATCTCTTCATCGATCAGCACTATGTCACCAGAATGCTGGCAGGCGAACTGCCCCACTACACCCTGGAGAAGCGCTATCTGCGCAAGGGGGGCGAGATCATCTGGACGACACTGACGGTGGCCCTGGTCAGGGATCTCGAGGGAGAGCCTGATTACTTCATCTCCATCATCGAGGACAATCAGCAGAACAAGGAGACCGAAGAGGCCCTGCGCCGCAACGAGGGGATACTGCGAGAATCCCAGCGGCTGGCCAAGATCGGCAACTGGCGCTGGCGTGTCAGCGACGGCAACCACTTCTGGTCCCCGGAGATCTACCGCATCTACGGCCGTGATCCCGCCCTCCCCCCTGCCGTCTATCCAGAGGTGAAAAAATACTTCACCCAGGAGGGCTGGCACACCCTAGCCCAGGCCGTCGAGCGCTGCCTGCGCAACGGGCAACCCTATGAATGTGATGCCGGCGTCATCAACGAGCAGGGGAACCCCGTCTGGGTCACCGCCCGTGGGGCTGCCTTGCGGGACGAGGACGGCAATGTCGTCGAGCTCTATGGCACTGTGCAGGACATCACGGAGCGCAAGCTGGCCGAGCAGCAGCTGCTGCACAATCAGCAGGCGGCGCTCGATACCCAGCGCCGCGCCCGCCTGGCGGCACTGAACCTGATGGACGATGCCATCAGTGCCCGGGTCCGAGCCGAGTCCATCAGCAGCGCCCTGCGCGAGAGCGAGCAACGGCTGCTGATGGCCCAGGAAGGCGCCCACGTCGGGATCTGGGAGTGGGACATGGTCAATGATCACCTCTTCTTCTCCCCGGAATGCGCCCGCCTCTACGGCCGCCGCGCCGAGCAACTCACGACCTTTCACGCCTGGCAGGCTTGCCTGCACCCGGATGACAAGCCCCGTATCGACACCTTGCTCTCCGAACTGTCAGCCAGCGACAAGCCCTTCGAAGTCGAGTTCCGGATCCTGCTGCCAAACGGTGACCTGTGCTGGCTGGTGAGCAAGGGCAGCGTCTATCGGGATGCCCGGCAGCGCCCCCTGCGCCTGCTCGGCATCCATCTTGACATCACAGAGCGCAAGCAGGCCGAGCAACAGCTGAGGCAACTCTCCCTGGCTCTGGAGCAGAGCCCGGACGGCGTCTTCATCACTGATACCCAGGCCCGCATCGAATATGTCAACGCGGCCTTCCTGGCCATCAGCGGCTACCGGCAGGACGAGGTCATTGGTCAGACCCCCTCCCTGCTGCGCTCCGGCCTCACCCCCAGAGCCACCTATATCGCCCTGTGGGATGCCATCAAGCGCGGCCAGCGCTGGCACGGCGAGTTCGTCAACCGACGCAAGGACGGCTCACACTATCAGGTGCTGGCGGCCATCTCCCCCATTCGTCAGGAGAACGGGGGAGTGACCCACTATGTGGCGGTACAGGCCGACATCACCGAGAAGAAACAGCTCGGCGAGGAGCTGGATCAGTATCGTTACCACCTGGAGGAGATGGTCAACGAGCGCACCCTGCAACTGGCCCAGGCCCATCAGCGAGCCGAGAGCGCCAACCGCGCCAAGAGCGCCTTCCTGGCCAACATGAGCCACGAGATCCGCACCCCCATGAATGCCATCCTGGGGCTCACCTATCTGCTCAAGCGCGACACCCCGGACAGCACCCAGCACGAACGGCTGGAGAAGATCGACAATGCCGCCCAGCACCTGCTCACCATCATCAATGACATCCTGGATCTCTCCAAGATAGATGCGGGCAAGATGGTGCTGGAGCAGGGCGACTTCTCCCTCACCGCCATGCTGGACAACGTCAGCGCCCTGATGAGCGAGCAGGCCCGCGCCAAGGGTCTCACCCTCATGGTCGACATGGGAGACTCGCCCACCTGGGTCCATGGCGACATCACCCGCCTGCGCCAGGCACTGCTCAACTACGCGGCCAATGCCATCAAGTTTACCGAGCAGGGCACAGTCACCCTGCGAGTTCGGATGGCCCGTCCGCTTGCCGGCGGCTACCTGCTGCGCTTCGAGGTAGAAGATACCGGCATCGGCATCAGTCCGGAGCAGTGCGAGAAGCTGTTTCAGGCCTTCGAGCAGGCCGACGTCTCCACCACCCGCAAATACGGCGGCACAGGCCTCGGGCTCGCGATCACCAGTCGGCTTGCCGCCCTGATGGGGGGTGAGGCCGGCGTCAACAGCACCCTTGGCCAGGGCAGCTGTTTCTGGTTCACCGCCGCCCTCTCGGCGGGTCAGGGGGAGGCGCCGCAACCGCTCCCGCCGGCGCAGAGCCTGGTGCAGACCTTCTTCCCCCACAGGGCCCGGGTGCTGCTGGTGGAGGACAACGCCATCAACCGCGAGGTGGTGCTGGAGCTGCTTTGCAACAGCGGCCTCGTCATCGAGACCGCCGTCAATGGTCAGGAGGCGCTGGAGCGCGTCCGCCAGCATCCCTACGATCTCATCCTGATGGACATACAGATGCCGCTGATGGATGGCTACAGCGCCACCCGCGCCATCCGCGCCCTGCCTGGCCGGGAGCGGCTCCCCATCCTGGCCCTGACGGCAAGCGCCTTCGAGGAAGACAGGAAGGCGAGCGAATCGGCCGGCATGAACGACTTCATCGCCAAGCCTGTCACCCCCGCCAAGCTGTTTGAGGCGCTACAGCGCTGGCTGCCCAGCAACGGGATGGTGGAGCCCGATGTCCAGAGCCTGCCCAGCGACATGCAGACAGGCCCCCTCGCCCACCTGCATGGCTTCCCCGGGCTGGATCTGCAACAGGGGTTGGCGGCACTGCAGGGCAATCAGGACAAATACCTTGCCTTGCTGCGCCACTTCGCCAACGAGCATCACCAGGACATGGTCCTGCTCCGCCACCATCTGCAAACCGGTGACAGTGTGACCGCCACCCGACTGGTTCACACCTTGCGCGGGGTCGCGAGCACCCTTGGGATGGAGGATCTCGCGCAGCAGTGCCTGCAGCTGGAACAGAGGCTCGCAGAGGATGGCCTTGAACAGTCCGCCCTGATGGCAGCCATCGCCGGGACCTTGGTTGCCCTGCGCGATCGATTGGGGGAGGAGACGCCGGCCCCTGCGACGGATCTCATCCCCCTTGGCAACCAGTGGCAACGGGATCTGCGCCACCAGATGGAGACGCTGCTGGCGCAAAGCGATACCGCCGTGATCCCGCTGTTCGAGCAGTATGCCGCCCCCTTGCGGCTCATGCTGGGGCCACACAGCGAGACCCTGGCCAGGCAGTTGAAGGCATTCAACTTCGACGGCGCCCTGCTCACCCTTCGCCAATGCTGGGAAACAGATGAGCCCCCAACAGACGTTATCTCCCCCCTGCCCGATGGCCCTTCGCTGCCCCCGGGTCCGGCGAAGGGAGACAAAGGGTTGAATCACTGA
- the hisF gene encoding imidazole glycerol phosphate synthase subunit HisF — MLSKRIIPCLDVKDGVVVKGVQFRNHEVMGGIVELARRYAEEGADELVFYDITASSDARVVDKSWVSRVAEVIDIPFCVAGGIKSVEDARQILEFGADKVSINSPALADPTLITRLAERFGVQCVVVGIDSYFDAASDQYQVKQFTGDESRTRTTSWTTLEWVKEVQKRGAGEIVLNVMNQDGMRQGYDLEQLKLVRAVCKVPLIASGGAGTMAHFLDAFTQADVDGALAASVFHKGLIPIPELKRWLKNEGVAIRE, encoded by the coding sequence ATGTTGTCAAAGCGTATTATCCCCTGCCTCGACGTCAAAGATGGCGTGGTGGTCAAGGGCGTGCAGTTTCGCAACCACGAGGTGATGGGGGGCATAGTCGAGCTGGCCCGCCGCTACGCCGAGGAGGGTGCCGACGAACTGGTGTTCTATGACATCACCGCCTCGAGCGACGCCCGTGTGGTGGACAAGAGCTGGGTGAGCCGGGTGGCGGAAGTCATCGACATCCCCTTCTGCGTCGCCGGCGGCATCAAGAGTGTCGAAGATGCCCGTCAGATCCTGGAGTTCGGTGCCGACAAGGTCTCCATCAACTCCCCGGCCCTGGCCGATCCCACCCTGATCACCCGGCTGGCGGAGCGCTTCGGCGTGCAGTGCGTAGTGGTGGGCATCGACTCCTATTTCGATGCGGCGAGCGACCAGTATCAGGTCAAGCAGTTCACCGGTGACGAGAGTCGCACCCGCACCACCAGCTGGACCACCCTGGAGTGGGTCAAGGAGGTGCAAAAGCGCGGCGCCGGCGAAATCGTGCTGAACGTGATGAACCAGGACGGCATGCGCCAGGGCTATGATCTCGAGCAGCTCAAGCTGGTACGGGCCGTCTGCAAAGTGCCCCTCATCGCCTCAGGCGGCGCCGGCACCATGGCGCATTTCCTCGATGCGTTTACCCAGGCCGACGTGGACGGGGCCCTCGCCGCCTCCGTCTTCCACAAGGGCCTTATCCCCATTCCCGAATTGAAACGCTGGCTGAAAAACGAAGGAGTCGCCATCCGTGAATAA
- the hisIE gene encoding bifunctional phosphoribosyl-AMP cyclohydrolase/phosphoribosyl-ATP diphosphatase HisIE produces MIPAIVQHAASGEVLMQGFMTREALEKTQASGQVTFFSRSKQRLWTKGESSGHVLKLVAISTDCDQDSLLIAADPVGPTCHLGTPSCFDGHPQPPLGFLAELEQILASRKGADPATSYTASLYGKGTKRIAQKVGEEGVEVALAAMAKDREELINESADLLYHLTVLLQNEGLGLKDVVQRLHERHNK; encoded by the coding sequence ATGATCCCCGCCATCGTCCAGCATGCCGCCAGCGGCGAGGTGCTGATGCAGGGCTTCATGACCCGGGAAGCCCTGGAGAAGACCCAGGCCTCCGGCCAGGTCACCTTCTTCAGTCGCAGCAAGCAGCGCCTCTGGACCAAGGGGGAGAGCTCGGGTCATGTGCTCAAACTGGTCGCCATCAGCACCGACTGCGATCAGGACTCCCTGCTGATCGCGGCCGACCCGGTGGGCCCGACCTGCCATCTGGGCACCCCCTCCTGCTTCGACGGTCACCCGCAGCCGCCGCTCGGCTTTCTCGCCGAGCTCGAGCAGATCCTGGCCTCGCGCAAGGGGGCGGACCCCGCTACCAGCTACACCGCCAGCCTCTATGGCAAGGGCACCAAGCGCATCGCCCAGAAGGTGGGTGAAGAGGGGGTGGAAGTGGCCCTGGCCGCCATGGCGAAAGACAGGGAAGAGCTCATCAACGAATCCGCTGATCTGCTCTACCATCTGACCGTCCTGCTGCAAAACGAGGGGCTGGGATTAAAGGATGTGGTGCAGCGTCTCCATGAGCGCCACAACAAGTAG
- a CDS encoding acyl-CoA synthetase produces MTKPHIYETGLGKTPANFEALTPLSFLARAARVYPDYPALIHGPLRQSWAQTEQRCRQLASALRRRGIGEGDTVSIVAPNVPGMFEAHFGVPMSGAVLNTINTRLDAESMAFIFQHAQSRVVLVDREFGALVRKALSLIDSQPLVIAIDDPLYRDGELVGELTYEDFIAGGNGDEPGWLPADEWQAISLNYTSGTTGNPKGVVYHHRGAHLNAVNNVLSWELPKHPVYLWTLPMFHCNGWCFPWTLAATAGVSVCLRHVQAAAIYEALHEHRVTHFCAAPIVLNMLNNADPALKLGLDHPIKAMTAGAAPPATVIAGMEAMGIAVTHVYGLTETYGPCVVCEPQRSWQGQDATALSRLKARQGVASPLQGEMRVANPVSGEPVPRDGKTLGEIFLRGNIVMKGYLKNPAASEEAMAEGWFRSGDLAVWHPDGYVEIKDRSKDIIISGGENISSLEVEDVLYRHPDVDEAAVIAMPDEKWGEVPCAFVKLKEGRVLSQAELIAFCREQMAHFKAPKRIIFTPLPKTSTGKVQKFMLRQQLE; encoded by the coding sequence ATGACAAAGCCGCACATCTACGAGACTGGCCTTGGCAAGACGCCCGCCAATTTCGAGGCCCTGACCCCCTTGAGCTTTCTGGCCCGGGCGGCCCGGGTCTATCCCGACTACCCGGCCCTGATCCACGGCCCTCTGCGCCAGAGCTGGGCCCAGACCGAACAACGCTGTCGCCAGCTCGCCTCGGCCCTGCGCCGCCGCGGGATTGGCGAGGGGGATACGGTCTCCATCGTTGCCCCCAATGTCCCGGGCATGTTCGAGGCCCACTTCGGGGTACCCATGAGCGGCGCCGTGCTCAACACCATCAACACCCGGCTCGATGCAGAATCCATGGCCTTCATCTTCCAGCATGCCCAGAGCAGGGTGGTACTGGTGGACAGGGAGTTTGGTGCCCTGGTGCGCAAGGCGCTCTCTCTCATTGACAGCCAGCCTCTGGTCATCGCCATCGACGATCCCCTCTATCGGGACGGAGAGCTGGTCGGCGAGCTGACCTACGAGGACTTTATTGCCGGGGGCAACGGCGACGAGCCCGGCTGGCTGCCGGCGGACGAGTGGCAGGCGATTTCCCTGAACTACACCTCGGGCACCACGGGCAACCCCAAGGGGGTGGTCTATCACCATCGCGGCGCCCACCTCAATGCGGTCAACAACGTGCTCTCTTGGGAGCTGCCCAAGCACCCCGTCTATCTGTGGACGCTGCCGATGTTCCACTGCAACGGCTGGTGCTTCCCCTGGACCCTGGCGGCCACCGCCGGGGTGAGCGTTTGCCTGCGCCATGTGCAGGCGGCCGCCATCTATGAGGCGCTGCACGAGCACAGGGTGACGCATTTTTGCGCCGCCCCCATAGTGCTCAACATGCTGAACAACGCCGATCCGGCCCTGAAACTGGGGCTCGATCACCCCATCAAGGCGATGACGGCGGGGGCCGCTCCGCCTGCCACCGTGATCGCCGGCATGGAGGCCATGGGGATCGCCGTGACCCATGTCTATGGCCTCACCGAGACCTATGGCCCCTGCGTGGTGTGCGAGCCTCAGCGCAGCTGGCAGGGGCAGGATGCCACTGCACTTTCCCGGCTCAAGGCGCGCCAGGGGGTGGCCTCTCCATTGCAGGGAGAGATGCGGGTAGCCAACCCCGTCAGCGGCGAGCCTGTGCCCCGGGATGGCAAGACCCTGGGGGAGATCTTCCTGCGCGGCAACATCGTCATGAAGGGCTACCTCAAGAACCCGGCGGCGAGCGAAGAGGCGATGGCGGAAGGTTGGTTTCGAAGCGGGGATCTGGCGGTATGGCACCCGGACGGTTACGTGGAGATCAAGGACAGATCCAAGGACATCATCATCTCGGGCGGGGAGAACATCTCCAGCCTGGAGGTAGAGGACGTGCTCTATCGCCACCCGGACGTGGACGAGGCCGCGGTGATCGCCATGCCGGACGAGAAGTGGGGGGAGGTGCCCTGCGCCTTCGTGAAGCTCAAGGAGGGCAGGGTGCTCAGCCAGGCGGAGCTGATCGCGTTCTGTCGCGAGCAGATGGCCCACTTCAAGGCCCCCAAGCGCATCATCTTCACCCCCCTGCCCAAGACCTCTACCGGCAAGGTGCAAAAGTTCATGTTGCGCCAGCAGCTGGAGTGA
- a CDS encoding glycine zipper 2TM domain-containing protein: protein MLAGIGIGVASALALSAAASGSLFSSEPQFAEVLTSKPVTETIKTPRQECRNVTVTHRKPVQDEHKILGTVVGAALGGVVGHQFGGGSGKKVATVAGAAAGGYAGNQVQGNMQAGDTYTTTEQRCKTVQDSSTRTLGYDVTYRLAGQEGVVRMEQKPGPTIPVKDGKLVLSNAQG, encoded by the coding sequence ATGTTGGCAGGTATCGGGATCGGTGTGGCCTCTGCACTGGCATTGTCGGCCGCCGCCAGCGGATCCCTGTTTTCATCAGAGCCCCAGTTTGCCGAGGTGCTGACCAGCAAGCCGGTGACCGAGACCATCAAGACCCCGCGCCAGGAGTGTCGCAACGTCACCGTCACCCACCGCAAGCCGGTGCAGGATGAACACAAGATCCTGGGCACAGTGGTCGGTGCGGCCCTCGGGGGCGTGGTGGGCCACCAGTTCGGTGGCGGCAGCGGCAAGAAGGTCGCCACCGTCGCCGGGGCCGCCGCCGGTGGCTACGCCGGCAACCAGGTGCAGGGCAACATGCAGGCGGGGGACACTTACACCACCACCGAGCAGCGCTGCAAGACGGTACAAGATAGCAGCACCCGCACCCTGGGCTATGACGTCACCTACCGCCTCGCCGGTCAGGAAGGGGTAGTGCGAATGGAACAAAAACCCGGCCCCACCATCCCAGTCAAGGATGGCAAGCTGGTACTGAGCAACGCGCAGGGTTGA